The Opitutus sp. ER46 genome has a window encoding:
- a CDS encoding excinuclease ABC subunit UvrC, producing MNESAPITLKEKVRQLPDKPGVYLMKDRLGRIIYVGKARSLKKRVSSYFQRGRAATVAQPKIRALIDLIADVETIEVKSEPEALLLEGKLIKQWRPRYNTDFVDDKRFLLVRVDLGEELPRFRLTRLKKEDRSRYFGPFAHSGLLRKTLAQMRRQFGILLGDSTPQQLPDGTWRLYDDVREELYGTENIVTADAYRRRVDDACAFLEGKSREWLETLRQEMTEAALRHEFEKAAELRDVVFALEETLRKTRRFERIDPTRPEGDEEALEMLRAALQLPGPPRTMECFDISHISGTFVVASMVHFANGRPDKNNYRRFQIKSFIGNDDFRAMEEVVGRRYRRLRDEHRPLPDLIVIDGGRGQISAALKAFYALDLTPPALIGLAKQHETIIFPDERSPLNLPLSHPGLNLLQRLRDEAHRFANTYNANLRSRKIRESVLEDMEGLGAKRRAAVLEHFGSIDRLRTASVDEIAEVEGFGRVLAGELYAFLHPPVGLPPADPADPGAADKRETEAEPEGVDEDSPASGG from the coding sequence ATGAACGAGTCGGCGCCGATCACCCTGAAAGAGAAGGTCCGGCAGTTGCCGGACAAACCCGGGGTGTACCTGATGAAGGACCGGCTCGGGCGGATCATCTACGTGGGCAAGGCGCGCAGCCTGAAGAAGCGGGTTTCCTCGTACTTCCAGCGCGGGCGGGCGGCGACCGTGGCGCAGCCAAAGATCCGCGCGCTGATCGACCTGATCGCGGACGTGGAGACGATCGAGGTGAAGTCTGAGCCGGAGGCGCTGCTGTTGGAGGGCAAGCTGATCAAGCAGTGGCGGCCGCGGTACAACACCGACTTCGTGGACGACAAGCGCTTCCTCCTGGTGCGCGTCGACCTCGGGGAGGAGTTGCCGCGGTTCCGGTTGACGCGCCTGAAGAAGGAGGATCGCTCGCGGTATTTCGGGCCGTTCGCGCACAGCGGGCTGCTCCGGAAGACGCTCGCCCAGATGCGGCGGCAGTTCGGCATCCTGCTCGGCGACAGCACCCCGCAACAGCTCCCCGACGGCACCTGGCGGCTGTACGACGACGTGCGCGAGGAGCTCTACGGCACCGAGAACATCGTCACCGCGGACGCGTATCGGCGCCGGGTGGACGACGCGTGCGCGTTCCTCGAGGGCAAGTCGCGCGAGTGGCTGGAGACGCTGCGGCAGGAGATGACCGAGGCGGCGCTGCGCCACGAATTCGAGAAGGCGGCGGAACTGCGCGACGTGGTGTTCGCGCTGGAGGAGACCTTGCGGAAGACCCGGCGTTTCGAGCGGATCGATCCGACGCGGCCCGAGGGAGACGAGGAGGCGCTGGAGATGCTCCGCGCGGCGCTGCAGCTGCCGGGGCCGCCGCGCACGATGGAGTGCTTCGACATCTCGCACATCTCGGGCACGTTTGTGGTGGCCTCGATGGTGCACTTCGCGAACGGGCGGCCGGACAAGAACAACTACCGGCGTTTCCAGATCAAGAGCTTCATCGGCAACGACGACTTTCGGGCGATGGAAGAGGTGGTCGGCCGCCGCTACCGCCGCCTGCGCGACGAGCACCGTCCCCTCCCCGACCTGATCGTGATCGACGGCGGGCGCGGGCAGATCAGCGCGGCGCTGAAGGCGTTTTACGCGCTGGATCTCACGCCGCCGGCGCTCATCGGCCTGGCGAAGCAGCACGAGACGATCATTTTTCCCGACGAACGGTCGCCACTGAATCTGCCGCTCAGTCATCCCGGCCTGAATCTCCTGCAACGGCTGCGCGACGAGGCCCACCGCTTTGCCAACACGTACAACGCGAACCTCCGCTCGCGGAAGATCCGCGAGAGCGTGCTCGAGGACATGGAGGGCCTTGGGGCGAAACGCCGGGCCGCGGTCTTGGAACACTTCGGCAGCATCGACCGGTTGCGCACGGCGTCGGTGGACGAGATTGCGGAAGTCGAAGGATTTGGCCGCGTGTTGGCGGGAGAGCTCTACGCGTTTCTGCATCCGCCGGTGGGATTGCCGCCGGCCGATCCGGCGGACCCGGGCGCTGCGGACAAGCGCGAGACTGAGGCCGAGCCCGAGGGCGTGGACGAGGACTCGCCCGCATCGGGCGGCTGA
- a CDS encoding YkgJ family cysteine cluster protein, with amino-acid sequence MELPEDCLRCGACCFSAAIRYVPVTGADWSRLGRDAEHLAHFIGNRAYMKMTDHHCAALELRAVSEGGCTYFCTIYAHRPQVCRDLERASPQCAGERHVKPSLATVPRDSSSTILNA; translated from the coding sequence ATGGAGCTTCCGGAGGACTGTCTGCGCTGCGGCGCGTGCTGCTTTTCCGCCGCCATCCGGTACGTCCCCGTCACCGGCGCCGACTGGTCGCGTTTGGGGCGCGATGCCGAGCACCTGGCCCACTTCATCGGCAACCGTGCCTACATGAAAATGACGGACCACCACTGCGCCGCCCTCGAACTCCGCGCCGTGTCGGAGGGCGGTTGCACCTACTTCTGCACGATCTACGCGCATCGGCCCCAGGTCTGCCGCGATCTCGAACGCGCCTCGCCCCAGTGCGCCGGCGAACGTCACGTCAAACCGTCCCTTGCCACCGTGCCTCGTGATTCCTCATCCACCATTCTCAATGCTTGA
- a CDS encoding four helix bundle protein, translating into MKDYRKLTIWKLSHTLALNVYSATKSFPKDELFGLTSQLRRAAMSIPANLAEGCGRNGDAELRRFAFIALGSASELDYEILLATDLGYLAKETGARLAEDTLQLRRMMGAFVSKLSP; encoded by the coding sequence ATGAAAGATTATCGTAAGCTAACTATTTGGAAACTGAGCCATACTTTGGCGCTGAACGTCTATTCCGCCACAAAGTCCTTTCCCAAGGACGAGTTGTTCGGACTAACCAGCCAGCTGCGACGAGCTGCGATGTCGATTCCAGCCAATTTAGCCGAAGGGTGTGGGCGCAACGGCGACGCTGAGTTGCGGCGTTTCGCATTTATCGCATTGGGCTCTGCTTCGGAACTGGACTACGAGATTCTCCTCGCGACCGACTTGGGCTACCTAGCGAAAGAAACCGGAGCACGCTTAGCTGAGGACACCTTGCAGCTCCGCCGAATGATGGGTGCGTTCGTTTCGAAGTTGAGCCCCTGA
- a CDS encoding sigma-54 dependent transcriptional regulator: protein MSDAAPRILVADDQPDVLEALRLLLKAEGYATEVVKSPAAVIKAVEARDYAMVLMDLNYARDTTSGQEGLELLQKLQAIDAALPVVVMTAWATVDVAVEAMRRGARDFITKPWDNPRLLAIVRNQIELGSAVRAYRRLEQENQLLRGTGKSGPTLIAQSAAMRPVLDVIARVGPSDANVLITGENGTGKGLVAQALHAVSARAGKPFISVNMGGLPEGVFESELFGHVRGAFTDAKADRAGRFELADGGTLFLDEIGNIPLSQQAKILRTIETGEFERVGSSRTYRANVRLVSATNADLQAEVAAGKFRQDLLFRLNTIQLHLPPLRERREDIELLAQHFLKAHVERYRKPITGFDESALDALRSYSWPGNVRELDHAVERGVLMASGKVVRGPDLGLTAGQATPRIEEMSIEEVEAFLIKKTLARCDGNARKAAEELGLSRSAFYRRLEKYGL, encoded by the coding sequence ATGTCCGACGCTGCCCCACGCATCCTCGTCGCCGATGATCAGCCTGATGTGCTCGAAGCTCTCCGGCTCCTGTTGAAAGCGGAGGGCTACGCCACGGAGGTCGTGAAATCCCCGGCGGCAGTGATCAAGGCGGTCGAGGCGCGCGACTACGCGATGGTCCTTATGGACCTGAACTATGCGCGTGACACCACGAGCGGGCAGGAAGGACTCGAGTTGCTGCAGAAGCTGCAGGCCATCGATGCCGCATTGCCGGTCGTCGTGATGACGGCCTGGGCGACGGTCGACGTGGCGGTCGAGGCGATGCGCCGCGGCGCCCGCGATTTCATCACCAAGCCCTGGGACAACCCCCGGCTGCTGGCGATTGTCCGCAACCAGATCGAACTCGGCAGCGCAGTGCGGGCCTACCGCCGGCTCGAGCAGGAGAACCAGTTGTTGCGCGGCACCGGCAAGTCCGGCCCGACGCTGATCGCACAGTCCGCCGCGATGCGGCCGGTGCTCGACGTGATCGCGCGCGTGGGCCCGTCGGATGCGAACGTGCTGATCACCGGTGAAAACGGCACCGGCAAGGGACTCGTGGCGCAGGCGCTGCACGCCGTATCCGCGCGAGCCGGCAAACCTTTCATCTCGGTCAACATGGGCGGCCTGCCCGAAGGTGTGTTCGAGAGCGAACTCTTCGGCCACGTGCGGGGCGCGTTCACCGATGCCAAGGCGGATCGCGCCGGCCGCTTCGAGCTGGCGGATGGCGGCACGCTGTTTCTCGACGAGATCGGCAACATTCCGCTGAGCCAGCAGGCGAAGATCCTGCGCACGATCGAGACGGGAGAGTTCGAGCGCGTCGGCTCGTCGCGCACTTACCGCGCCAATGTCCGGCTCGTCTCGGCGACGAACGCCGACCTGCAGGCCGAAGTCGCGGCCGGGAAGTTCCGCCAGGACCTCCTTTTCCGGCTCAACACGATCCAGCTCCACCTGCCGCCGCTGCGGGAGCGCCGCGAGGACATCGAGCTGCTCGCGCAGCATTTCCTGAAGGCGCACGTGGAGCGTTATCGGAAGCCGATCACCGGCTTCGACGAATCGGCGCTCGACGCGCTGCGCTCGTACAGCTGGCCGGGCAACGTTCGCGAACTCGACCACGCGGTCGAGCGCGGCGTGCTGATGGCGTCCGGCAAGGTGGTCCGAGGGCCGGACCTGGGCCTGACGGCGGGCCAGGCGACGCCGCGGATCGAGGAGATGAGCATCGAGGAAGTGGAAGCGTTCCTGATCAAGAAGACGCTCGCCCGCTGCGACGGCAACGCCCGCAAAGCCGCCGAAGAACTGGGCCTCAGCCGCAGCGCGTTCTACCGCCGGTTGGAGAAGTACGGATTGTGA
- a CDS encoding sialate O-acetylesterase, with translation MGLQLLRLKAVRLGQALAWAALAGLGAVALRAEITLAPLFADGAVLQCDKPVAVWGTAEAGEKLAISFAGQSGSTKADADGRWVILLEPMPVRTIGADLTVAGKKDTVVIHDVVVGEVWLCSGQSNMEFTVRQALNAEREIAAAQYPLLRHIRIVPQTSATPETKVTTSGWKAALPAHVGDFTAVGYFFARDIHLRLGVPVGLVHSSWGGTPIEAWMSPMALADPAFGAVQTRWAEATAKQPGAQAEYEAKLASWTAAEAAAKAQGEKTFAAWRQKNPKPYRPRGFAGDPWAPAGLFNGMIHPLLPYGMRGVLWYQGESNADHAGEYDKLFAAMITTWRAHFGQGDLPFYWVNLAAWRANDPTDMSWAWLREAQTKTLVLPNTGQALAIDLGDPVDIHPRNKQEVGRRLALLAKHRVYELTADDTGPTFESATREGATLRVRFTDVSGGLISHDKPPQALEIAGADRVFKPAAGRIDRDTLVVSSAEVKEPVAVRYAWRNCPDANLFSGTGLPVVPFRSDNW, from the coding sequence ATGGGTCTGCAATTGCTGCGGTTGAAGGCGGTCAGGCTGGGCCAGGCGCTCGCGTGGGCGGCGCTGGCGGGCCTCGGCGCGGTCGCATTGCGGGCGGAGATCACGCTGGCGCCCCTGTTCGCCGACGGCGCGGTGCTGCAATGCGACAAGCCGGTGGCGGTGTGGGGCACGGCGGAGGCCGGAGAGAAGCTGGCCATCAGTTTCGCCGGGCAGAGCGGCTCGACGAAGGCGGATGCGGACGGACGCTGGGTGATCCTGCTCGAGCCGATGCCGGTGCGGACGATCGGGGCCGACCTGACGGTGGCGGGCAAGAAGGACACGGTGGTGATCCACGACGTGGTGGTCGGCGAGGTGTGGCTGTGCTCAGGGCAGTCGAACATGGAATTCACGGTGCGCCAGGCGTTGAACGCCGAGCGCGAGATCGCGGCGGCGCAGTATCCGCTGCTGCGGCACATCCGGATCGTGCCGCAGACCTCGGCCACGCCGGAAACGAAGGTCACGACCTCGGGCTGGAAAGCGGCTCTGCCCGCGCACGTCGGCGACTTCACGGCGGTGGGCTATTTCTTCGCGCGGGACATCCACCTGCGGCTGGGGGTGCCGGTCGGGCTGGTGCACAGCTCCTGGGGCGGCACCCCGATCGAGGCGTGGATGAGCCCGATGGCATTGGCGGACCCGGCATTTGGCGCCGTGCAGACCCGATGGGCCGAAGCCACGGCGAAGCAGCCGGGAGCCCAGGCGGAGTATGAGGCGAAGCTGGCCAGCTGGACGGCGGCCGAAGCGGCGGCGAAGGCCCAGGGTGAGAAGACATTCGCGGCCTGGCGGCAGAAGAATCCGAAGCCGTATCGGCCGCGTGGATTCGCCGGCGATCCCTGGGCGCCCGCGGGGCTGTTCAACGGCATGATTCATCCGCTGCTGCCGTACGGCATGCGCGGCGTGCTCTGGTACCAAGGCGAGAGCAACGCGGACCACGCGGGCGAGTACGACAAGCTCTTTGCCGCGATGATCACCACCTGGCGCGCGCATTTTGGACAAGGCGACCTGCCCTTCTATTGGGTGAACCTGGCGGCGTGGCGGGCGAACGATCCAACGGACATGAGCTGGGCCTGGCTGCGCGAGGCGCAGACGAAGACCCTCGTGTTGCCGAACACCGGGCAGGCGCTGGCGATCGACCTCGGCGATCCCGTGGACATTCATCCGCGCAACAAACAGGAAGTCGGCCGACGGCTGGCGCTGCTCGCGAAACACCGCGTGTACGAGCTGACCGCCGACGACACCGGCCCGACCTTCGAAAGCGCCACGCGCGAAGGAGCGACACTGCGCGTGCGTTTCACCGACGTGAGCGGCGGGTTGATTTCGCACGACAAGCCGCCGCAGGCGCTGGAGATCGCAGGCGCAGACCGCGTGTTCAAGCCGGCGGCGGGCCGGATCGACCGCGACACGCTCGTGGTGTCGTCGGCCGAGGTGAAGGAGCCGGTCGCGGTGCGCTACGCGTGGCGGAATTGTCCCGACGCCAATCTTTTCAGCGGCACCGGGCTGCCGGTGGTGCCCTTCCGCAGCGACAACTGGTGA
- a CDS encoding GNAT family N-acetyltransferase — protein sequence MPRPETGGTGKFTVRPFEMRDLDPVADLLVEVFWDNPVYRQIFGPKDTMRGLRWVFRREVLLNLRYGEVKVICLPGETGQVIGTFSLTPPDAAAPSVFDYVRLGILGMPFRFGPAALVRMLSLMKQNERTIATAMQGVRCWYLGLVAVSPRHRNQRIASGSLAQAFAALGPSSEVVLSTQLESNVRLYTRLGFQVVAEPPLGWRHDKVRNWVMYRNATSAPGVAPA from the coding sequence ATGCCCAGGCCCGAGACGGGAGGGACCGGCAAATTCACGGTGAGGCCGTTCGAGATGCGAGACCTCGACCCCGTGGCCGACCTGCTCGTGGAGGTCTTCTGGGACAACCCGGTGTACCGCCAGATTTTCGGCCCGAAGGACACGATGCGCGGACTGCGGTGGGTTTTCCGGCGAGAGGTGCTGCTGAACCTGCGCTACGGCGAGGTGAAGGTGATCTGCCTGCCGGGAGAGACCGGCCAGGTGATCGGAACGTTCAGCCTGACGCCACCGGACGCGGCCGCGCCGTCGGTCTTCGACTACGTCCGGCTGGGGATACTCGGCATGCCCTTCCGCTTTGGGCCGGCGGCGCTGGTCCGGATGCTGTCGTTGATGAAGCAGAACGAGCGGACAATCGCGACGGCGATGCAAGGCGTCCGCTGCTGGTACCTCGGCTTGGTGGCGGTGTCGCCGCGGCACCGGAACCAGAGAATTGCGTCCGGATCGCTGGCCCAGGCGTTTGCGGCGCTGGGTCCTTCAAGCGAGGTGGTGCTTTCGACGCAGTTGGAGTCGAACGTGAGGCTCTACACCCGGCTGGGCTTCCAGGTCGTAGCGGAGCCCCCGTTGGGCTGGAGGCACGACAAGGTCCGGAACTGGGTGATGTACCGGAACGCCACGTCAGCCCCAGGCGTGGCGCCTGCCTGA
- a CDS encoding DUF4202 domain-containing protein, translating to MSPYVRARRLIDEAHAADPKRAADGRPAEQVYGERMDAWVSRLVPDASALLRLAARAQHLERWRVPRESFPMDKAGYHAWRKSLYAKQAERARQLLLQAGVPEDQAAEAATWVSKAELATNPGTQALEDAACLVFLENEIGAFAAQHADYPREKFVEILRRTWRKMTPRAQQFALGMELPPEIAALVKDAVAAK from the coding sequence ATGTCTCCTTACGTCCGTGCCCGCAGGCTCATCGACGAGGCGCATGCCGCCGACCCGAAACGGGCGGCGGATGGCCGCCCGGCGGAGCAGGTTTACGGGGAACGCATGGATGCTTGGGTCAGCCGGCTGGTGCCGGATGCCTCGGCGCTGCTGCGGCTGGCGGCACGGGCCCAGCATCTCGAACGCTGGCGGGTGCCGCGGGAAAGCTTCCCGATGGACAAGGCGGGCTACCACGCGTGGCGGAAGAGCCTGTACGCCAAACAGGCGGAGCGGGCACGGCAACTGTTGCTCCAGGCAGGCGTGCCCGAAGACCAGGCCGCGGAGGCGGCGACGTGGGTATCGAAGGCCGAGCTCGCAACCAATCCCGGCACACAGGCGCTCGAAGATGCGGCGTGCCTGGTGTTTCTGGAGAACGAGATCGGGGCGTTTGCGGCGCAGCACGCGGATTACCCGCGGGAGAAGTTCGTCGAGATCTTGCGGCGAACCTGGCGCAAGATGACGCCGCGGGCCCAGCAGTTCGCGCTGGGCATGGAATTGCCACCGGAGATCGCCGCGCTGGTGAAGGACGCGGTTGCGGCGAAGTAG
- a CDS encoding heme-binding domain-containing protein, with translation MLKRILLAVAIVLLVLQVFRPAKNQSGDAPGADDFIVRFKPPAEVAAVLRAACYDCHSDATRYPWYAQVQPVAWWLADHISEGKEELNLSRFGAHDRATQLKLLDRMSQEIFDREMPLRSYTWMHRDARLTEAQVRAVTEWIDSLHDRLAE, from the coding sequence ATGCTGAAGCGGATCCTGCTCGCGGTCGCGATTGTCTTGCTGGTGCTGCAGGTGTTTCGGCCGGCGAAAAACCAGTCAGGCGACGCGCCGGGGGCGGATGATTTCATCGTGCGGTTCAAGCCGCCGGCGGAGGTTGCGGCGGTGCTGCGCGCGGCGTGCTACGACTGCCATTCGGATGCCACGCGCTACCCCTGGTACGCGCAGGTGCAGCCCGTGGCGTGGTGGCTTGCCGACCACATCAGCGAAGGCAAGGAGGAGCTGAACCTGTCGCGGTTCGGCGCGCACGATCGGGCGACGCAACTCAAGCTGCTCGATCGCATGAGCCAGGAGATCTTCGACCGCGAAATGCCGCTGCGCTCGTACACGTGGATGCATCGCGACGCGCGCCTCACCGAAGCGCAGGTCCGCGCGGTGACGGAGTGGATCGACTCGCTGCACGACCGGCTCGCGGAATAG
- a CDS encoding ATP-binding protein: MPPPKRRLSHDQQVLVDTLLGGLPAVLVAMWFVWFDQHAPDAKHQWTLTLLVVGCWLGFAVAVRMRVVRPLQTMANLLSALREGDFAVRARGANRDEPLGDVMTEINTLSRTLQEQRLSALEATALLRTVMEEIAIAVFAFDAEGKLRLANHAAQLLVNKPAERILGRDAAELGLAECLTGEPNRVLTLTFPGASGRWGMRRSQFREGGRPHELVVIADLSRTLREEELQAWQRIVRVLGHELNNSLAPIKSLAGSLSTLLKSPKRAPDWEDDMRSGLDIIASRAEMLARFMQAYSRFARLPKPTLAPTPLAPLVRRVVALESRLPVELQPGPDITLPCDAAQIEQLVINLVKNAVEAALEQRGNGRPEAKVCVTWEASGPAVELLVKDEGPGIEQATNLFVPFFTTKPEGSGIGLVLCRQIAENHGGTLTLANRIDAPGCVATLRLPA, encoded by the coding sequence ATGCCGCCGCCGAAGAGACGACTTTCCCATGACCAGCAGGTGCTGGTGGACACGTTGCTGGGCGGACTGCCGGCGGTGCTCGTGGCGATGTGGTTCGTGTGGTTCGACCAGCACGCGCCGGATGCGAAGCACCAGTGGACGCTCACGCTCCTGGTCGTCGGCTGCTGGCTGGGGTTTGCAGTCGCGGTACGGATGCGGGTGGTGCGCCCGCTGCAGACGATGGCGAACCTCCTCTCGGCGCTGCGCGAGGGCGACTTTGCCGTCCGCGCGCGCGGCGCCAATCGGGACGAGCCGCTGGGCGACGTCATGACCGAGATCAACACGCTGAGCCGCACGTTGCAGGAGCAGCGGCTGAGCGCGCTCGAGGCGACCGCCTTGCTGCGCACGGTCATGGAGGAGATCGCGATCGCGGTGTTCGCGTTCGACGCCGAGGGCAAGCTCCGGCTGGCCAACCACGCCGCGCAACTTCTGGTGAACAAGCCGGCGGAACGGATCCTTGGCCGCGACGCCGCCGAACTCGGGCTCGCCGAATGCCTGACGGGCGAGCCGAACCGCGTGCTCACGCTCACCTTTCCAGGCGCAAGTGGCCGCTGGGGCATGCGCCGCAGCCAGTTTCGCGAAGGCGGTCGCCCGCACGAGCTGGTGGTCATCGCCGACCTAAGCCGGACGCTGCGCGAAGAGGAATTGCAGGCTTGGCAACGCATCGTGCGCGTGCTCGGCCACGAGCTGAACAACTCACTCGCGCCGATCAAGTCGCTCGCCGGCAGCCTCAGCACGCTGCTGAAGTCCCCCAAGCGCGCGCCGGACTGGGAGGACGACATGCGCAGCGGCCTCGACATCATCGCCAGTCGCGCGGAGATGCTCGCGCGCTTCATGCAGGCCTACTCGCGTTTTGCCCGCCTGCCGAAGCCGACGCTGGCGCCGACGCCACTCGCGCCGCTGGTGCGCCGGGTGGTGGCGCTCGAGTCCCGGCTGCCCGTGGAGCTGCAGCCCGGCCCGGATATCACCCTCCCCTGCGATGCCGCGCAGATCGAACAACTCGTGATCAACCTGGTGAAAAATGCCGTCGAGGCGGCGCTCGAGCAGCGCGGCAATGGCCGGCCCGAGGCCAAGGTCTGCGTCACCTGGGAGGCGTCCGGCCCGGCGGTCGAACTGCTGGTCAAGGACGAGGGCCCCGGCATCGAGCAGGCGACGAATCTGTTCGTGCCCTTCTTCACCACGAAGCCCGAAGGCAGCGGCATCGGTCTGGTGCTGTGTCGTCAGATCGCCGAAAACCACGGCGGCACGCTTACGCTGGCCAACCGCATTGATGCCCCCGGCTGCGTGGCCACTCTCCGGTTGCCAGCGTGA
- a CDS encoding CinA family nicotinamide mononucleotide deamidase-related protein: MHDVRYELLTLGDELLLGLTPNTHLTFIGLQLGRRGALLRRNVTVTDEADAIAAEFRASWARADVVITTGGLGPTCDDRTRDAIAEVLGQKLVFDPAVEKEIEARFARLGRKMTPNNLKQAYVFERGEVLPNPNGTAPGLWVEQDGRILVMLPGPPNELHPMFLEQVVPRLAARGRLLESEAFVQLRTAGVGESALETKLQPIFDRYGSRLSIAYCAHLGAVDCRVSAANGELSRAELEAIAGECATLLGDDFVCFGHDSLARVCAELLRQQEKKVAVVETATGGLLANAFSETCGACKFFAAGVICCSNDAKMQLLDVPECLLFQHGAVSDEAAVAMATGAAETLGADYALAITGFASATTGEEGGTLGTVYLALFSPSGVWSKKLNYPGPRPTMKARVVNAALDWLRRELLRAQRGAIIPPLPLRAR, translated from the coding sequence GTGCACGACGTCCGCTACGAACTCCTGACGCTGGGCGACGAGCTGCTGCTCGGACTGACCCCCAACACGCATCTCACCTTCATCGGTCTGCAACTCGGGCGCCGCGGCGCCCTGCTGCGCCGCAACGTCACCGTGACGGACGAGGCCGACGCGATCGCCGCCGAGTTTCGAGCCAGTTGGGCCCGCGCCGACGTTGTGATCACGACCGGCGGGCTGGGGCCGACCTGCGACGACCGCACGCGCGACGCGATCGCGGAGGTCCTGGGCCAGAAGCTCGTTTTTGATCCCGCCGTCGAAAAGGAAATCGAGGCGCGCTTCGCCCGGCTCGGGCGGAAGATGACGCCCAACAACCTGAAGCAGGCTTACGTGTTTGAGCGGGGCGAGGTCCTGCCCAACCCCAACGGCACCGCGCCGGGGCTCTGGGTCGAGCAAGACGGCCGGATCCTGGTCATGCTGCCCGGCCCGCCGAACGAGCTTCACCCGATGTTCCTGGAGCAGGTGGTCCCGCGGCTCGCCGCGCGTGGCCGTTTGCTGGAGAGCGAGGCTTTCGTGCAGTTGCGCACGGCCGGCGTCGGCGAGTCCGCGCTGGAGACCAAGCTCCAACCGATCTTCGACCGCTACGGTTCACGCCTGAGCATCGCGTACTGCGCCCATCTCGGCGCCGTCGATTGCCGGGTGAGTGCCGCCAATGGCGAGCTGTCCCGCGCCGAACTCGAGGCCATCGCCGGCGAGTGCGCCACGCTGCTGGGCGACGACTTCGTCTGCTTCGGCCACGATTCCCTGGCGCGGGTGTGCGCCGAGCTCCTGCGACAGCAGGAGAAGAAGGTCGCGGTGGTTGAAACCGCCACGGGCGGGCTCCTGGCCAACGCGTTTTCTGAGACCTGCGGCGCCTGCAAGTTTTTCGCCGCCGGCGTCATCTGCTGCTCCAACGACGCCAAGATGCAGCTCCTCGACGTGCCGGAATGCCTCCTGTTCCAGCATGGCGCGGTGAGCGACGAGGCCGCCGTGGCCATGGCCACGGGAGCGGCGGAAACACTTGGTGCCGACTACGCGCTCGCCATCACCGGGTTCGCCAGCGCGACCACCGGCGAGGAGGGCGGCACGCTCGGCACCGTGTACCTCGCCCTGTTCTCCCCGTCCGGTGTCTGGTCCAAGAAACTCAACTACCCCGGACCCCGCCCCACGATGAAGGCGCGCGTCGTCAACGCCGCCCTCGACTGGCTCCGCCGCGAGCTGCTGCGCGCCCAGCGTGGCGCCATCATTCCGCCCCTGCCGCTCCGCGCGCGCTAG
- a CDS encoding TRIC cation channel family protein, with product MPHGTFLLPVWFDLGATFAFGLTGALAAMKRGYDIVGTFFLALACGLGGGLIRDGVFLPRTGPTPLLTDPRYMEAIVLATIAGAFFGSHVKRFRRTIAFIDALGLGAYAAFGTQKALQSGLAAPAAVFVGVINAAGGGLLRDIITRLEPLVFKPGQFYVLTAVAGAVTFVFLTVQMHFTATLAAIIATVVTAIFRFLTIFFNWRTTAISRPEEQDLTP from the coding sequence ATGCCTCACGGCACCTTTCTGCTTCCAGTGTGGTTCGACCTGGGCGCGACGTTCGCCTTCGGGCTGACAGGCGCCTTGGCGGCGATGAAGCGCGGCTACGACATTGTCGGCACCTTTTTTCTGGCGCTCGCGTGCGGGCTTGGCGGTGGCCTGATCCGTGATGGCGTGTTCCTGCCGCGGACGGGCCCGACGCCGCTGTTGACCGATCCGCGGTACATGGAGGCGATCGTGCTGGCGACGATCGCGGGGGCGTTCTTCGGCTCCCACGTGAAACGGTTTCGCCGGACGATCGCGTTCATCGATGCGCTCGGACTCGGCGCGTATGCCGCCTTCGGCACGCAGAAGGCGCTGCAGTCCGGACTGGCCGCACCGGCCGCGGTCTTCGTCGGGGTGATCAATGCGGCGGGCGGCGGCCTGCTCCGTGACATCATCACGCGGCTCGAGCCGCTGGTCTTCAAACCCGGCCAATTCTACGTGCTGACGGCGGTGGCGGGGGCGGTGACGTTCGTGTTTCTCACGGTGCAGATGCATTTCACGGCCACCCTGGCGGCGATCATCGCGACCGTGGTGACGGCGATCTTCCGGTTCCTGACGATCTTCTTCAACTGGCGGACGACCGCGATCTCCCGGCCCGAGGAGCAGGATCTCACGCCATAG